Proteins encoded by one window of Channa argus isolate prfri chromosome 1, Channa argus male v1.0, whole genome shotgun sequence:
- the efemp1 gene encoding EGF-containing fibulin-like extracellular matrix protein 1 isoform X1 gives MLGICVFLCAVFTHVLSQEAEEPVSYTCTEGYEYDRVREQCRDIDECTLLDDACKGGMQCINHFGGYLCLPKSAVIYISKEGEQVAQPDPGHAPLPVPPSQPQLPRVSSGTQRVPQPGRTVRCTPGFTADDQNLCRDIDECATGRHTCGPEQMCYNTRGSYTCQCPPGYQKNGEHCVDRDECVPTHYCTQRCVNTQGSYYCECNAGHKLASNNHSCVDVNECEGQSPCQHHCYNLIGSFLCQCDQGYELAQDMVSCQDIDECSFSNYMCQYQCINSPGSYSCECPEGYQLQGNRLCQDINECETGTHTCRDDEMCWNYYGGFRCYPRDPCEAPYTKTSENRCICRSQAECQGLPSSIVYKYMSIQSDRTVPADIFQIQATNIYANTHNTFRIKAGNEAGEFFLRRFSNVSAMLVLTKPLSGPREHVVDLEMITHHLTMNYRSSSLLRLTIIAGPYAF, from the exons ATGCTGGGGATCTGCGTGTTTCTTTGTGCGGTTTTCACGCACGTCCTCTCTCAGGAGGCTGAGGAGCCCGTCTCCTACACA TGTACAGAAGGATACGAGTATGACAGAGTCAGAGAGCAGTGCAGAG ACATCGATGAGTGTACTTTGCTGGATGATGCCTGCAAAGGTGGGATGCAGTGTATCAATCACTTTGGTGGATATCTCTGTCTCCCCAAAAGTGCTGTCATCTATATCAGTAAAGAGGGAGAGCAGGTGGCACAGCCGGACCCTGGCCATGCTCCCCTTCCTGTCCCACCTAGTCAGCCTCAGCTCCCACGGGTGTCTTCAGGGACCCAAAGGGTTCCTCAGCCAGGCCGGACAGTCCGCTGCACCCCTGGATTCACTGCAGATGATCAGAACCTGTGCAGAG ACATAGATGAATGTGCAACAGGTAGACACACATGTGGCCCTGAACAGATGTGCTATAACACCAGAGGCTCTTACACCTGCCAGTGTCCTCCAGGCTACCAGAAGAATGGAGAGCACTGTGTGG ACAGGGACGAATGTGTCCCGACGCACTACTGCACGCAGAGATGTGTGAATACCCAGGGCTCGTACTACTGTGAATGCAATGCAGGTCACAAACTAGCCAGTAACAACCACAGTTGTGTTG ATGTAAATGAATGTGAGGGGCAGAGTCCTTGTCAACACCACTGCTATAACCTGATTGGCTCCTTCCTCTGCCAGTGTGACCAGGGCTACGAGCTGGCACAGGACATGGTCTCCTGCCAAG ATATTGATGAATGCAGCTTTTCCAACTACATGTGTCAGTATCAGTGTATTAACAGCCCAGGAAGCTACTCCTGTGAGTGTCCAGAAGGATATCAGCTCCAGGGAAACAGGTTGTGTCAAG ACATAAATGAGTGTGAGACCGGGACCCATACTTGCAGAGATGATGAAATGTGTTGGAACTATTATGGAGGCTTCCGCTGCTATCCCAGAGACCCCTGCGAGGCGCCATACACCAAAACCTCGGAAAA TCGCTGTATTTGCCGATCTCAGGCTGAGTGCCAGGGTCTCCCATCATCGATTGTCTACAAATACATGAGCATTCAGTCAGACCGGACTGTGCCTGCAGACATCTTCCAGATTCAGGCCACTAACATCTAtgccaacacacacaacacctTCAGGATCAAAGCTGGGAATGAGGCGGGAGAATTTTTCCTGCGG CGTTTCAGCAATGTGAGTGCCATGCTGGTGCTGACCAAACCTCTGTCCGGCCCCAGGGAGCATGTTGTGGACCTGGAGATGATCACTCACCATCTGACCATGAACTACCGCTCCAGCTCACTGCTGCGGCTCACAATCATAGCTGGGCCCTATGCTTTCTGA
- the efemp1 gene encoding EGF-containing fibulin-like extracellular matrix protein 1 isoform X3 has protein sequence MLGICVFLCAVFTHVLSQEAEEPVSYTCTEGYEYDRVREQCRDIDECTLLDDACKGGMQCINHFGGYLCLPKSAVIYISKEGEQVAQPDPGHAPLPVPPSQPQLPRVSSGTQRVPQPGRTVRCTPGFTADDQNLCRDVNECEGQSPCQHHCYNLIGSFLCQCDQGYELAQDMVSCQDIDECSFSNYMCQYQCINSPGSYSCECPEGYQLQGNRLCQDINECETGTHTCRDDEMCWNYYGGFRCYPRDPCEAPYTKTSENRCICRSQAECQGLPSSIVYKYMSIQSDRTVPADIFQIQATNIYANTHNTFRIKAGNEAGEFFLRRFSNVSAMLVLTKPLSGPREHVVDLEMITHHLTMNYRSSSLLRLTIIAGPYAF, from the exons ATGCTGGGGATCTGCGTGTTTCTTTGTGCGGTTTTCACGCACGTCCTCTCTCAGGAGGCTGAGGAGCCCGTCTCCTACACA TGTACAGAAGGATACGAGTATGACAGAGTCAGAGAGCAGTGCAGAG ACATCGATGAGTGTACTTTGCTGGATGATGCCTGCAAAGGTGGGATGCAGTGTATCAATCACTTTGGTGGATATCTCTGTCTCCCCAAAAGTGCTGTCATCTATATCAGTAAAGAGGGAGAGCAGGTGGCACAGCCGGACCCTGGCCATGCTCCCCTTCCTGTCCCACCTAGTCAGCCTCAGCTCCCACGGGTGTCTTCAGGGACCCAAAGGGTTCCTCAGCCAGGCCGGACAGTCCGCTGCACCCCTGGATTCACTGCAGATGATCAGAACCTGTGCAGAG ATGTAAATGAATGTGAGGGGCAGAGTCCTTGTCAACACCACTGCTATAACCTGATTGGCTCCTTCCTCTGCCAGTGTGACCAGGGCTACGAGCTGGCACAGGACATGGTCTCCTGCCAAG ATATTGATGAATGCAGCTTTTCCAACTACATGTGTCAGTATCAGTGTATTAACAGCCCAGGAAGCTACTCCTGTGAGTGTCCAGAAGGATATCAGCTCCAGGGAAACAGGTTGTGTCAAG ACATAAATGAGTGTGAGACCGGGACCCATACTTGCAGAGATGATGAAATGTGTTGGAACTATTATGGAGGCTTCCGCTGCTATCCCAGAGACCCCTGCGAGGCGCCATACACCAAAACCTCGGAAAA TCGCTGTATTTGCCGATCTCAGGCTGAGTGCCAGGGTCTCCCATCATCGATTGTCTACAAATACATGAGCATTCAGTCAGACCGGACTGTGCCTGCAGACATCTTCCAGATTCAGGCCACTAACATCTAtgccaacacacacaacacctTCAGGATCAAAGCTGGGAATGAGGCGGGAGAATTTTTCCTGCGG CGTTTCAGCAATGTGAGTGCCATGCTGGTGCTGACCAAACCTCTGTCCGGCCCCAGGGAGCATGTTGTGGACCTGGAGATGATCACTCACCATCTGACCATGAACTACCGCTCCAGCTCACTGCTGCGGCTCACAATCATAGCTGGGCCCTATGCTTTCTGA
- the efemp1 gene encoding EGF-containing fibulin-like extracellular matrix protein 1 isoform X2: protein MLGICVFLCAVFTHVLSQEAEEPVSYTCTEGYEYDRVREQCRDIDECTLLDDACKGGMQCINHFGGYLCLPKSAVIYISKEGEQVAQPDPGHAPLPVPPSQPQLPRVSSGTQRVPQPGRTVRCTPGFTADDQNLCRDIDECATGRHTCGPEQMCYNTRGSYTCQCPPGYQKNGEHCVDVNECEGQSPCQHHCYNLIGSFLCQCDQGYELAQDMVSCQDIDECSFSNYMCQYQCINSPGSYSCECPEGYQLQGNRLCQDINECETGTHTCRDDEMCWNYYGGFRCYPRDPCEAPYTKTSENRCICRSQAECQGLPSSIVYKYMSIQSDRTVPADIFQIQATNIYANTHNTFRIKAGNEAGEFFLRRFSNVSAMLVLTKPLSGPREHVVDLEMITHHLTMNYRSSSLLRLTIIAGPYAF from the exons ATGCTGGGGATCTGCGTGTTTCTTTGTGCGGTTTTCACGCACGTCCTCTCTCAGGAGGCTGAGGAGCCCGTCTCCTACACA TGTACAGAAGGATACGAGTATGACAGAGTCAGAGAGCAGTGCAGAG ACATCGATGAGTGTACTTTGCTGGATGATGCCTGCAAAGGTGGGATGCAGTGTATCAATCACTTTGGTGGATATCTCTGTCTCCCCAAAAGTGCTGTCATCTATATCAGTAAAGAGGGAGAGCAGGTGGCACAGCCGGACCCTGGCCATGCTCCCCTTCCTGTCCCACCTAGTCAGCCTCAGCTCCCACGGGTGTCTTCAGGGACCCAAAGGGTTCCTCAGCCAGGCCGGACAGTCCGCTGCACCCCTGGATTCACTGCAGATGATCAGAACCTGTGCAGAG ACATAGATGAATGTGCAACAGGTAGACACACATGTGGCCCTGAACAGATGTGCTATAACACCAGAGGCTCTTACACCTGCCAGTGTCCTCCAGGCTACCAGAAGAATGGAGAGCACTGTGTGG ATGTAAATGAATGTGAGGGGCAGAGTCCTTGTCAACACCACTGCTATAACCTGATTGGCTCCTTCCTCTGCCAGTGTGACCAGGGCTACGAGCTGGCACAGGACATGGTCTCCTGCCAAG ATATTGATGAATGCAGCTTTTCCAACTACATGTGTCAGTATCAGTGTATTAACAGCCCAGGAAGCTACTCCTGTGAGTGTCCAGAAGGATATCAGCTCCAGGGAAACAGGTTGTGTCAAG ACATAAATGAGTGTGAGACCGGGACCCATACTTGCAGAGATGATGAAATGTGTTGGAACTATTATGGAGGCTTCCGCTGCTATCCCAGAGACCCCTGCGAGGCGCCATACACCAAAACCTCGGAAAA TCGCTGTATTTGCCGATCTCAGGCTGAGTGCCAGGGTCTCCCATCATCGATTGTCTACAAATACATGAGCATTCAGTCAGACCGGACTGTGCCTGCAGACATCTTCCAGATTCAGGCCACTAACATCTAtgccaacacacacaacacctTCAGGATCAAAGCTGGGAATGAGGCGGGAGAATTTTTCCTGCGG CGTTTCAGCAATGTGAGTGCCATGCTGGTGCTGACCAAACCTCTGTCCGGCCCCAGGGAGCATGTTGTGGACCTGGAGATGATCACTCACCATCTGACCATGAACTACCGCTCCAGCTCACTGCTGCGGCTCACAATCATAGCTGGGCCCTATGCTTTCTGA